Proteins co-encoded in one Gossypium arboreum isolate Shixiya-1 chromosome 11, ASM2569848v2, whole genome shotgun sequence genomic window:
- the LOC108470752 gene encoding rho GTPase-activating protein 3-like — protein sequence MSGLFRSKSCGLVGITENHAPPSPFFHQPETNYYETSDEEEEGYDGNPIATTPFISPKSRFGSSQRRSGHSTSKDNNQFPFLDILAALVRKSLVTCSVDTDDVSSMDISLPTEVRHVSHVTFDRFNGFLGLPTELQHDVPRRVPSASASVFGVSAESMQCSYDDRGNSVPTILLMMQKRLYAGGGLKAEGIFRINAENSQEEYVRDKLNKGVVPRGIDVHCLAGLIKAWLRELPSGVLDSLTPEQVMHCNTEDDCNELVKLLPPTEAALLDWAINLMADVVQHEEYNKMNARNIAMVFAPNMTQMADPLTALIHAVQVMNFLKTLILKTLSEREESASKERLLPSYSPTNHSATADGGISNEQVLGSSPSKEASTAKLLRAATLSRLECDPEEKLWSSWSGDGEEEFESISDNSTPNASEIATVEHECGGGHDSKEWQSLRKGVRQLCRHPVFQLSKSTKKSRNLGIVNTRGGG from the exons ATGAGTGGGTTGTTCCGATCCAAATCTTGTGGCCTCGTCGGAATCACCGAGAACCATGCTCCTCCGAGTCCATTCTTCCACCAACCCGAAACCAACTATTATGAAACCAGTGACGAAGAAGAAGAAGGCTATGATGGGAACCCCATCGCTACAACGCCGTTTATAAGCCCCAAGTCGAGATTTGGTAGTAGTCAGAGGCGAAGCGGTCATTCCACGTCCAAAGACAATAACCAGTTCCCTTTTTTGGATATTTTGGCGGCTTTGGTAAGAAAGTCGCTGGTCACGTGCAGCGTCGATACTGACGACGTGTCTTCCATGGATATTAGCTTGCCAACTGAAGTCAGGCATGTTTCTCACGTGACTTTTGACCGCTTTAATGGTTTCCTCGGCTTGCCTACTGAGCTCCAGCATGATGTTCCCAGAAGGGTTCCCAGCGCCAG TGCAAGTGTTTTCGGAGTTTCTGCCGAGTCAATGCAGTGCTCTTATGATGACCGAGGGAACAGTGTGCCAACTATTCTTCTGATGATGCAGAAACGTTTGTATGCAGGAGGAGGCCTTAAG GCGGAAGGGATATTCCGGATTAATGCCGAGAATAGTCAAGAAGAGTATGTCCGAGACAAGTTAAACAAAGGTGTAGTACCACGTGGAATTGATGTCCATTGTTTGGCAGGTTTGATAAAG GCATGGCTTAGAGAACTTCCTAGTGGAGTACTTGATTCCCTCACACCAGAGCAGGTGATGCACTGCAACACCGAAGATGACTGCAATGAACTCGTGAAGTTACTTCCTCCAACAGAAGCTGCTCTCCTTGACTGGGCTATCAATTTGATGGCTGATGTGGTGCAGCATGAAGAATACAACAAAATGAATGCACGAAACATTGCCATGGTTTTTGCACCAAACATGACTCAG ATGGCTGATCCTTTGACAGCATTGATTCATGCTGTGCAAGTAATGAACTTCCTCAAAACACTGATCTTAAAGACACTTAGTGAAAGGGAGGAATCAGCTTCCAAGGAGAGGTTGCTGCCATCATATTCTCCTACTAACCACTCTGCAACTGCAGACGGTGGGATATCCAACGAGCAAGTTCTGGGTTCAAGTCCATCTAAGGAAGCTTCCACGGCTAAGCTATTGAGGGCTGCCACTCTCAGTAGACTGGAATGTGATCCCGAAGAGAAACTATGGAGCTCTTGGAGTGGTGATGGGGAAGAGGAATTTGAATCGATTTCAGATAACAGCACGCCAAATGCATCTGAAATTGCAACTGTTGAACATGAATGTGGGGGTGGTCATGATAGCAAGGAGTGGCAAAGTTTAAGAAAAGGTGTAAGGCAGTTATGCAGACACCCTGTATTTCAGTTGAGTAAGTCAACTAAGAAGAGCCGAAACCTGGGGATTGTAAATACTAGAGGAGGTGGATAA